The following coding sequences lie in one Candidatus Nitrospira allomarina genomic window:
- a CDS encoding TraR/DksA family transcriptional regulator: protein MAERPVKKETKTTASAGTKKGPAKGPSKATSPTPASRKPAKAPTEDRHVALKEILLAKREALIQEIKQQLGQSVTEEQQRRLEAAMDSGDQALVDLDREMGISLQEMRNRERQLIDDALDSLDEGTYGVCAECGGEINEKRLQALPFARLCVECKSKRELMEKIERSEQRQ from the coding sequence ATGGCCGAAAGACCAGTCAAGAAAGAAACCAAAACCACGGCCTCCGCCGGAACAAAAAAAGGTCCGGCAAAAGGCCCCTCAAAAGCCACTTCCCCAACTCCCGCCTCGCGGAAGCCCGCGAAAGCGCCAACAGAAGATCGTCATGTCGCATTAAAGGAAATTCTCCTGGCGAAACGAGAAGCGCTGATTCAAGAAATCAAACAACAGCTTGGACAATCAGTGACAGAAGAACAACAACGCCGGCTGGAAGCCGCCATGGATAGCGGGGACCAGGCGCTGGTGGATTTGGATCGCGAAATGGGGATTTCGCTTCAGGAAATGCGAAACCGTGAACGCCAATTGATTGATGACGCCTTGGATAGTTTGGATGAAGGTACCTATGGCGTGTGCGCGGAATGTGGCGGAGAAATTAATGAAAAGCGTTTGCAAGCGCTTCCGTTTGCGCGTTTGTGCGTCGAGTGTAAATCCAAACGTGAACTGATGGAAAAGATTGAACGATCGGAACAGCGGCAATAA